The Oceanibaculum nanhaiense genome includes the window GCAACCTGATCCGCGCCCGGCACGTAAAGGAGGAGTTCGAGGGCAGCATCCGCCATCTGTTCCTGCGGGCGGGCGGCAGCGACCTGCGCGTCAGCCTGGTGAATGACGGTTCCACCGCCACCGGGCGCCGCGCCGATGACGCCATTGATGTGACGTTCGATGCGGATTTCGCCATCGCCCTGCCGGAGGAAGAGATGCCGGGAGCCGCGGCATGATCCAGGCGCTGCGCACGGCCTTCGCCGGTCTGGCCGGCCGGCACGGTCTGGGCGTCGCGATCTTCGTCGGCATCGCGATCTTCCTGTGGGTGCTCGTGCTGATCGTGCTGCCGCAGCTGTCGATGCTGGATTTCTCCTTCCGGCACAATCTGCCACCGCCGGAGATCGGCGGCCCGAACGACGTCTATACGCTGGAGAATTACCGCTATTTCCTGTTTGGGCGCGATGCGGGCCTGAACAGCCTGGATATCGGCGTGCTGTTCAGAACCGTCCTCGCCGCCCTGTTCGTGACGCTGATCGACATTGCGCTGTGCTACCCCATCGCCTTCATCCTCGCCCACTCGGCCAGGGGGGTAGCGGTGCGGCTGATGGTCATCGGCCTGATCGTGCCGTTCTGGGTGAACGAGATCCTGCGCGCCTTCGCCTTCCGCGTGCTGTTCGGCTCAACCGGCCTCATCAACAGCGTCGGCATGGGGATGGGGCTGTGGGATGCGCCGCTGGACTTCATCCGCGCCGACGTCGCGCTCTATGCCGGGCTGACCTACGCCTACATCCTGTTGATGGTGTTCCCGATCTACAACGCCGTCGAGGCGCTGGACCGCAACCAGATCGAGGCGGCCCGCGACATGGGCGCCAGCTGGTGGCGGGTGCACTGGCGCGTCGTGCTGCCGGTGGCCAAGCCCGGCATCGCGTCGGGCGCGACCATGGTGTTCATGCTGACCGCAGGCGCGCTGGCCGCGCCGCAGATCCTGGGCGGCCCGTCCAACCTGTGGTTCACCCAATTGATCTATCAATGGTTCAACGAGGCCGGCGACTGGCCGCGCGGGGCCGCCTACGCCACCATCCTGCTGATGGTCTGCCTCAGTTTCGTGCTGATGACGATGCGCGTCTTCAAGGTCTCCATCGGGGCGATCGGACGATGAGGCGGATGACCGGCGACGGCGCGTTCGCGGCGGGGTTCTCCCTGCTGTTCTTCGCCTTCCTGTTCGGGCCGCTGATCATCATGGTGATCACCGCCTTCAACTCCTCCGCCTTTCCCAGGGTTACGCCCTGGGAGTGCTTCACCACCGACTGGTTCGGCGTCCTCATCGACAACCAGCGGCTGATGGCGGGGCTGGTCACCAGCATCGGCATCGGCATCGGCGTGGTGGCGCTGGCCGTCCCGGTCGGTCTGGCCGGCGCGCTGGCGCTCAGCGAGATCGGCCCGCGCCTGCGCTCGGCGCTCTATGCCGTGCTGATCACGCCGATCCTGATTCCGGGCGTGGTGCTGGGCATCTCCACCATCGTGTTCTGGGGCGGCGTCGCGCGCGGGCTGGGCGTCGGCTATGGCAGCGGCTTCTATAACGGCATCTTCCTGACGTTGCTGGGCCAGGCGACCTTCATCTCGGCCTATGCCATGCTTATCTTCATGGCGCGGCTGCAACGCTTCGACCCGACACTGACCGAGGCCGCCCTCGACCTCG containing:
- a CDS encoding ABC transporter permease, with the translated sequence MIQALRTAFAGLAGRHGLGVAIFVGIAIFLWVLVLIVLPQLSMLDFSFRHNLPPPEIGGPNDVYTLENYRYFLFGRDAGLNSLDIGVLFRTVLAALFVTLIDIALCYPIAFILAHSARGVAVRLMVIGLIVPFWVNEILRAFAFRVLFGSTGLINSVGMGMGLWDAPLDFIRADVALYAGLTYAYILLMVFPIYNAVEALDRNQIEAARDMGASWWRVHWRVVLPVAKPGIASGATMVFMLTAGALAAPQILGGPSNLWFTQLIYQWFNEAGDWPRGAAYATILLMVCLSFVLMTMRVFKVSIGAIGR